Proteins from a single region of Pseudomonas sp. BSw22131:
- a CDS encoding 5-oxoprolinase subunit B family protein codes for MSTPIRYSFGADEHLFAEVSDSMSLEAFFKGLAVTRAVERLALDGVLDVCLANASFQIRFDPDRIAPHALLEAVKDAEAKAVAERTLQTRIIEIPVLYNDPWTHETLMRFRDRHQDPSATDLEYAARINGMADVDAFIAAHSGAPWFVSMVGFVAGLPFMFQMVERERQLQVPKYLRPRTDTPRLTLGHGGCFGCIYSVRGAGGYQMFGVTPAPIYDPQQKLTYLKEHMVFFRPGDIVQFKPMDREAYDHAVTEVEAGRFDLLIRPVEFSLDAFLADPVGYPKSLQEALA; via the coding sequence ATGAGTACTCCCATCCGCTATAGCTTTGGCGCCGATGAACACTTATTCGCCGAGGTCAGCGACAGCATGTCCCTTGAAGCTTTCTTCAAGGGACTGGCGGTCACCCGCGCCGTAGAGAGGCTGGCGCTGGATGGCGTGCTTGATGTCTGTCTGGCCAACGCATCATTTCAGATTCGTTTTGACCCCGACCGCATCGCGCCTCACGCCTTGCTCGAAGCCGTGAAGGACGCAGAGGCCAAGGCGGTCGCAGAACGCACATTGCAGACACGGATCATCGAAATTCCGGTGCTCTACAACGACCCCTGGACCCACGAAACCCTGATGCGCTTTCGTGACCGCCATCAGGACCCAAGCGCCACGGACCTTGAATACGCCGCGCGGATCAATGGCATGGCGGACGTCGATGCCTTCATCGCCGCCCACAGTGGTGCGCCGTGGTTCGTCTCGATGGTCGGCTTCGTTGCCGGGCTGCCGTTCATGTTCCAGATGGTCGAGCGCGAGCGTCAGTTGCAGGTGCCCAAGTACCTGCGCCCCCGCACCGACACGCCCAGATTGACCTTGGGTCATGGCGGTTGCTTTGGCTGCATCTACTCGGTACGCGGCGCCGGGGGGTATCAGATGTTTGGTGTCACGCCGGCGCCGATCTACGACCCGCAGCAGAAGCTGACTTACCTGAAAGAGCACATGGTGTTCTTCCGCCCAGGGGACATCGTGCAGTTCAAACCGATGGACCGTGAGGCCTATGACCACGCAGTGACCGAGGTCGAAGCCGGGCGCTTCGATCTGCTGATTCGGCCGGTGGAATTTTCACTGGACGCGTTTCTGGCCGACCCCGTTGGCTATCCCAAATCGCTGCAGGAGGCGTTGGCATGA
- a CDS encoding PAAR domain-containing protein — protein sequence MRSIILLGDPTSAGGQVVQGSSCTFIENLAVARVGDAVVCIHGPCVIASGDPTTLDEDRPVARAGDLTACGSVLIATHFASVIF from the coding sequence ATGCGCTCAATCATCCTACTCGGCGACCCAACTTCAGCAGGCGGGCAAGTCGTGCAAGGCTCCAGCTGCACGTTTATAGAGAACCTCGCAGTCGCTCGTGTCGGAGACGCTGTTGTGTGCATTCATGGTCCGTGTGTCATTGCTTCCGGCGATCCCACAACACTGGACGAAGACAGGCCCGTCGCTCGGGCGGGCGATCTGACGGCGTGTGGTTCAGTACTTATCGCGACTCACTTCGCCAGTGTCATTTTTTAG
- a CDS encoding GNAT family N-acetyltransferase: protein MYSITRFEATPPESINSQIMQLVVDYVTDISMVAIAPSNPLYKLYQYGIGYEVHLYLDAMSGDKGVPVELMVAFDEQNPEQVIGFVLYLPVTDDPQACTIAYMGVLATHRRQGVARTMLAQITARYPHAELACFVSRVPTFEALGFQVLGARGPQVLMNTRDHGTEGALAVLDVASIYNSLEVRQIHTYLLGQHGKKAMLDAEKQRDRQLDQMTRHAKTFVEQRLGGHAIPYIGKGPRLI from the coding sequence ATGTACAGCATCACCCGTTTTGAGGCGACACCCCCCGAATCGATCAACAGCCAGATCATGCAGCTGGTGGTGGATTACGTGACCGACATCAGCATGGTTGCCATCGCACCGAGTAACCCGCTGTACAAGCTTTATCAATACGGCATCGGCTACGAGGTCCACCTGTATCTGGACGCGATGAGTGGCGACAAGGGTGTTCCAGTAGAACTGATGGTCGCGTTCGACGAGCAAAACCCGGAGCAGGTCATCGGCTTCGTGTTGTATCTGCCCGTCACCGACGACCCGCAGGCTTGCACCATCGCCTACATGGGCGTGCTGGCCACGCACCGACGCCAAGGCGTTGCACGCACGATGCTGGCGCAGATCACTGCCCGTTACCCGCACGCGGAACTGGCCTGTTTTGTGTCCAGGGTGCCAACCTTCGAAGCACTGGGCTTCCAGGTGCTTGGCGCGCGCGGGCCGCAGGTGTTGATGAATACACGTGATCACGGGACGGAAGGCGCTTTGGCGGTGCTTGACGTTGCGTCCATTTACAACTCGCTGGAGGTGCGTCAGATCCACACCTACCTGCTCGGCCAGCACGGCAAAAAAGCCATGCTCGACGCCGAGAAACAACGCGACCGACAACTGGACCAGATGACCCGCCACGCCAAAACGTTTGTCGAGCAACGGCTCGGCGGTCACGCGATCCCCTACATTGGTAAAGGCCCGCGCCTGATCTGA
- the xylF gene encoding D-xylose ABC transporter substrate-binding protein produces the protein MKLLQTALLASVLAVLCSPAAMADAKNPKIGFSIDDLRLERWARDRDYFTAAAEKLGAKVYVQSADANEQRQISQIENLISRGVDVIVIVPFNATVLNNVIAEAKKAKVKVVSYDRLILNADIDAYISFDNEKVGEMQAEGVLKAQPKGNYFLLGGAPTDNNAKILREGQMKVLQPAIDKGDIKIVGQQWVKEWNPTEALSIIENALTANSNKIDGIVASNDATAGGAIQALNAQKLAGKVPVSGQDADLAAIKRVIAGTQTMTVYKPLKLIASEAAKLSVQLVRDEKPAYNSEYDNGSKKVQTILLKPTPLTKDNVKLLVEDGFYTQAQIDGQ, from the coding sequence ATGAAACTCCTGCAAACCGCCCTCCTCGCCAGTGTGCTGGCCGTGCTCTGCAGCCCGGCTGCCATGGCCGACGCGAAAAACCCCAAGATTGGTTTCTCCATCGACGACCTGCGCCTTGAGCGCTGGGCGCGAGACCGCGACTACTTCACGGCGGCTGCCGAGAAACTGGGCGCCAAAGTCTACGTGCAGTCAGCCGATGCCAACGAGCAGCGGCAGATTTCCCAAATCGAAAACCTGATATCCCGCGGCGTCGATGTGATCGTGATCGTGCCGTTCAACGCCACCGTACTCAATAACGTCATCGCTGAAGCCAAGAAGGCCAAGGTAAAAGTGGTGTCCTACGACCGCTTGATTCTCAACGCCGATATCGACGCCTACATCTCGTTCGATAACGAGAAAGTCGGCGAGATGCAGGCCGAAGGCGTGCTCAAGGCCCAACCTAAAGGCAACTACTTCCTGCTGGGCGGCGCCCCCACCGACAACAACGCAAAGATCCTGCGTGAAGGCCAGATGAAAGTGCTGCAACCGGCCATCGACAAGGGCGACATCAAGATTGTCGGCCAGCAGTGGGTCAAGGAATGGAACCCCACCGAGGCCCTGAGCATCATCGAAAACGCCCTGACCGCCAACAGCAACAAGATCGATGGCATCGTCGCCTCCAACGACGCCACGGCTGGCGGCGCCATTCAGGCGCTCAACGCACAGAAGCTGGCAGGCAAAGTACCGGTATCGGGTCAGGACGCTGATCTGGCGGCCATCAAACGCGTGATTGCCGGCACTCAGACCATGACCGTTTACAAGCCGCTGAAACTGATCGCGTCGGAGGCGGCCAAGCTGTCGGTGCAATTGGTGCGCGACGAAAAACCTGCCTACAACTCCGAGTACGACAACGGCAGCAAAAAGGTCCAGACCATCTTGCTCAAGCCAACGCCGCTGACCAAAGACAACGTCAAACTGCTGGTGGAAGACGGGTTCTACACCCAGGCACAGATCGACGGGCAGTAA
- a CDS encoding XylR family transcriptional regulator, giving the protein MKTVPPVHRIALLFNGSKIYDRGIISGIGNYLSSTRASWDLFLEEDFLCRLKGIERWNGDGIIADFDDPAMGPALAGIKVPVVAVGGSYEDISAYPRNIPYVATDNFALIELAYRHLIDAGLKQFACFSLPEAQTNRWAQEREKAFNRLLARDGLKGQVYRGLNTSAPSWDSAVEQQIAWLRSLPKPIGVVAVSDARARQLLQACLTAGIAVPEQVALIGIDNDPLTRTLTRVPLSSVVQGTEQMGRTAARLLHQMLHGMPSTGTQVLLPPESINVQTSSLHQPLGHPYVMQALHFIRQYACQGIKTAQVAGYVGISRSSLEAHFRSELGRSVHDEILRFKLTAAAAHLEKSTCGIADIAQNCGFKSAQYLHTVFKREFGCTPREYQQERPRD; this is encoded by the coding sequence ATGAAAACCGTCCCGCCCGTCCACCGCATTGCGCTGCTGTTCAACGGCAGCAAAATCTACGATCGCGGCATCATCAGCGGCATCGGCAACTACCTGAGCAGTACGCGCGCCTCCTGGGATCTGTTTCTGGAAGAAGACTTTCTGTGTCGGCTCAAGGGCATCGAACGCTGGAACGGCGACGGGATCATTGCCGACTTCGACGACCCGGCCATGGGTCCGGCCCTCGCGGGGATCAAAGTGCCGGTGGTGGCGGTGGGTGGCTCTTATGAAGACATAAGTGCGTATCCCCGAAACATTCCCTACGTCGCCACCGACAACTTCGCACTCATCGAGTTGGCGTATCGGCATTTGATCGATGCGGGGCTGAAGCAATTCGCCTGCTTCAGTTTGCCGGAGGCACAAACCAATCGCTGGGCGCAGGAGCGTGAAAAGGCGTTCAACCGCTTGCTGGCGCGTGACGGCCTGAAAGGGCAGGTGTATCGAGGGCTTAATACCAGCGCGCCGTCCTGGGACAGCGCGGTGGAACAACAGATTGCCTGGCTGCGAAGTTTGCCCAAGCCGATCGGCGTCGTGGCGGTCAGCGACGCTCGCGCCCGTCAACTGCTGCAAGCATGCCTGACCGCCGGGATCGCGGTGCCCGAGCAAGTGGCGCTGATCGGTATCGACAACGATCCACTGACTCGCACCCTCACGCGCGTGCCGCTCAGTTCGGTGGTTCAGGGCACCGAGCAAATGGGGCGTACCGCCGCGCGGCTGTTGCACCAGATGCTTCACGGCATGCCTTCGACGGGCACGCAAGTGTTGCTGCCGCCCGAGTCGATCAACGTTCAAACCTCAAGCCTGCATCAACCGCTGGGGCATCCGTATGTGATGCAGGCCCTGCATTTCATTCGCCAGTACGCGTGCCAAGGGATAAAAACCGCTCAGGTCGCCGGGTATGTCGGGATATCGCGCTCATCGCTGGAGGCGCATTTTCGCAGCGAGTTGGGACGCAGCGTTCACGACGAAATCCTGCGGTTCAAGCTGACCGCCGCTGCCGCGCATCTGGAAAAAAGCACCTGCGGTATTGCCGATATCGCGCAAAATTGCGGTTTCAAATCCGCCCAGTACCTGCACACGGTGTTCAAACGGGAGTTCGGCTGCACGCCACGCGAGTATCAACAGGAACGCCCGCGCGACTGA
- a CDS encoding alpha/beta fold hydrolase, with the protein MPEYINQHRRRFLATATIAVAALELGMTGEASAKVASTASTETPTIKPGSHTTLGDIKQIDAGLLNIGYAEMGPAQGTAVVLLHGWPYDIHSFVDVAPMLAAKGYRVIVPHMRGHGSTRFLSDATVRNGQQAAVAQDIVALMDALNIDKAILGGFDWGARTANIIAALWPERCKAMVSVNGYLISNPERSKMPLSPLAEQAGWYQFYLATERGQAGLDANRRELANLIWKAHSPKWSFGKATFDRTADSFENPDYVAIVTHTYRWRLSLAPGEAQYDEIEQRLASTPVITVPTITLDGDADGISPATDGRVHANMFSGKRVHRIIAGVGHDLPQEAPQDFVDAVVDVDGYATGAS; encoded by the coding sequence ATGCCTGAATACATTAACCAGCATCGTCGTCGCTTTCTGGCCACCGCAACCATCGCCGTGGCCGCACTGGAACTCGGGATGACCGGTGAAGCGAGCGCGAAAGTCGCCAGCACAGCGTCCACAGAGACCCCAACCATCAAGCCGGGCAGCCACACCACCCTGGGTGACATCAAGCAGATCGATGCCGGGCTACTCAACATCGGTTACGCCGAGATGGGGCCAGCGCAGGGCACGGCGGTTGTGCTGTTGCACGGCTGGCCGTATGACATACACAGCTTCGTCGATGTAGCGCCGATGTTGGCCGCCAAAGGCTATCGGGTCATCGTGCCGCACATGCGGGGGCACGGTTCGACGCGATTCCTGTCTGACGCCACTGTGCGAAATGGCCAACAGGCCGCCGTCGCCCAGGACATCGTTGCGCTGATGGATGCGCTGAATATCGACAAGGCGATTCTCGGCGGCTTTGACTGGGGCGCGCGCACGGCCAACATCATCGCCGCACTCTGGCCTGAACGCTGCAAAGCCATGGTCTCGGTCAATGGCTACCTGATCAGCAACCCTGAACGCAGCAAAATGCCGTTGTCGCCACTGGCCGAGCAAGCAGGCTGGTATCAGTTTTATCTTGCGACCGAGCGCGGTCAGGCGGGGCTCGACGCCAATCGCCGCGAACTTGCGAACCTGATCTGGAAGGCTCATTCGCCAAAATGGAGCTTCGGCAAAGCCACCTTTGACCGCACGGCAGACTCATTCGAAAACCCTGACTACGTGGCCATCGTGACTCACACCTATCGCTGGCGTTTGAGCCTGGCGCCGGGCGAGGCGCAGTACGATGAGATTGAGCAGCGGCTAGCCTCGACACCGGTGATCACAGTGCCCACGATCACGCTGGACGGCGATGCGGACGGCATAAGCCCGGCCACCGATGGCCGTGTTCACGCCAACATGTTCAGCGGCAAACGGGTTCATCGGATCATCGCAGGCGTCGGCCATGACCTGCCGCAGGAAGCCCCGCAGGATTTTGTCGACGCCGTGGTGGATGTCGATGGATACGCGACAGGCGCGAGCTGA
- a CDS encoding sugar ABC transporter permease has product MNSLKQLFTRYKMLALLIAVVLIWLFFSWQTEGGFLTPRNLSNLLRQMSITGILACGMVLVIISGEIDLSVGSMLGLLGGVAAILDVVYHVPLPLNLAIVALCGLLIGLSNGYMTAYLRIPSFIVGLGGMLAFRGVLLGITGGTTIAPVSPGLVYVGQGYLPPLVGIILGLSLFVLTLILTWRQRRNRALHGLAAHSWGRDGVRVAVIAGVLAGFVYTLNSYDGIPVPVLLLLVLLGVFSYVTSQTVFGRRIYSVGSNMEATRLSGINVQAVKLWIFGIMGVMCALAGLVNTARLAAGSPSAGNMGELDAIAACFIGGTSMRGGSGTVYGALLGALVISSLDNGMSMLDVDSYWQMIVKGSILVLAVWVDVSTRSGRR; this is encoded by the coding sequence ATGAACTCTCTCAAACAGCTGTTCACGCGTTACAAAATGCTCGCCCTGCTGATTGCCGTGGTGCTGATCTGGCTGTTTTTCAGCTGGCAGACCGAGGGTGGTTTCCTGACGCCGCGCAACCTGTCGAACCTGTTGCGACAGATGTCGATCACCGGGATTCTCGCCTGCGGCATGGTGCTGGTGATCATCAGCGGCGAAATCGATCTGTCGGTGGGCTCGATGCTCGGCCTGCTCGGCGGTGTCGCCGCGATTCTCGACGTGGTCTATCACGTGCCACTGCCGCTGAATCTGGCCATCGTCGCCCTGTGCGGCTTGCTGATCGGGCTAAGCAACGGCTACATGACCGCCTACCTGCGCATCCCGTCATTCATCGTCGGTCTGGGCGGCATGTTGGCGTTCAGGGGCGTGTTGCTGGGCATTACCGGGGGCACGACCATTGCGCCGGTGTCACCGGGACTGGTCTACGTCGGTCAGGGATATTTACCCCCGCTGGTGGGCATAATTCTCGGACTGTCGCTGTTTGTACTGACCTTGATCCTGACGTGGCGCCAGCGCCGCAATCGGGCATTGCATGGCCTGGCTGCGCACTCCTGGGGTCGTGACGGAGTGCGGGTGGCGGTGATCGCCGGGGTGCTGGCGGGCTTCGTCTACACGCTCAATAGCTACGATGGCATTCCGGTGCCGGTGTTGTTGCTGCTCGTCCTGCTGGGCGTGTTCAGTTATGTCACCAGCCAGACGGTGTTCGGCCGGCGTATCTATTCGGTGGGCAGCAACATGGAGGCCACACGCCTGTCAGGCATCAACGTGCAGGCGGTCAAGCTGTGGATTTTCGGGATCATGGGCGTGATGTGCGCGCTGGCCGGTCTGGTCAACACCGCCCGCCTGGCAGCCGGCTCGCCTTCGGCCGGCAACATGGGCGAACTCGATGCAATTGCCGCGTGCTTCATCGGCGGCACCTCGATGCGCGGCGGCTCCGGCACGGTGTATGGCGCGTTGCTCGGCGCGCTGGTCATCAGCAGCCTGGACAACGGCATGTCGATGCTCGATGTGGACAGTTACTGGCAGATGATCGTCAAGGGCAGCATTCTGGTGCTCGCGGTCTGGGTGGACGTAAGCACACGCAGCGGCCGCCGTTAA
- the xylA gene encoding xylose isomerase gives MLYFPTVEPIQYEGRDSDSPLAFRHYQANKIILGKPMREHLRMAACYWHTFVWPGSDMFGVGTFKRPWQQPGSAMELAQHKAGAAFEFFSKLGIDYYSFHDTDVAPEGVNLSEYRDNFAQMVDVLESHQEQTGIKLLWGTANCFSNPRFAAGAASNPNPEVFAYAAAQVFSAMNATHRLKGANYVLWGGREGYETLLNTDLEREREQLGRFMRMVVEHKYKIGFSGDLLIEPKPQEPTKHQYDYDSATVFGFLHEFGLEKEIKVNIEANHATLAGHSFHHEIATAASLGIFGSIDANRGDPQNGWDTDQFPNSVEEMTLATYEILKAGGFKQGGFNFDSKVRRQSLDEVDLFYGHVAGMDVLALALERAAAMVENDVLAQFKTQRYAGWDQPLGREVLAGDYTLESLAEHAFKQQLNPQPVSGRQEMLEGVVNRFIYP, from the coding sequence ATGCTCTACTTCCCGACTGTCGAGCCCATCCAGTACGAGGGCCGCGACAGCGACTCCCCCCTGGCTTTCCGGCACTACCAGGCCAACAAGATCATCCTCGGCAAACCCATGCGCGAACACCTGCGGATGGCCGCCTGCTACTGGCACACCTTCGTCTGGCCAGGCAGTGACATGTTCGGCGTCGGCACATTCAAACGCCCCTGGCAGCAACCCGGTAGCGCGATGGAACTTGCGCAGCACAAGGCCGGAGCGGCGTTCGAGTTCTTCTCCAAGCTGGGCATCGACTACTACAGCTTTCACGACACAGACGTGGCTCCGGAAGGCGTGAACCTTTCGGAGTACCGCGACAACTTCGCGCAGATGGTCGATGTGCTGGAAAGCCATCAGGAGCAGACCGGCATCAAGCTGCTCTGGGGCACCGCAAACTGCTTCAGCAACCCGCGCTTTGCAGCAGGGGCCGCCAGTAATCCCAACCCGGAAGTGTTTGCCTACGCCGCCGCACAAGTATTCAGTGCCATGAACGCAACGCACCGGCTCAAGGGTGCCAACTACGTGCTGTGGGGCGGCCGCGAAGGCTATGAGACGCTGCTCAATACCGACCTCGAGCGCGAGCGCGAGCAACTCGGGCGATTCATGCGGATGGTGGTCGAGCACAAATACAAGATCGGTTTCAGTGGCGATCTGTTGATCGAACCAAAACCGCAGGAGCCGACCAAGCACCAGTACGATTACGACAGCGCCACGGTGTTCGGCTTTCTGCATGAGTTCGGGCTTGAGAAAGAGATCAAGGTCAATATCGAGGCCAACCACGCAACCCTCGCCGGCCATAGCTTTCATCACGAGATTGCCACAGCGGCCTCGCTGGGGATTTTTGGCAGCATCGACGCCAACCGGGGCGACCCGCAAAACGGCTGGGACACCGATCAATTCCCCAACAGCGTCGAAGAGATGACGCTGGCCACCTACGAAATCCTCAAGGCGGGCGGCTTCAAACAGGGCGGATTCAACTTTGACTCCAAAGTGCGTCGCCAGAGCCTGGATGAAGTCGACCTGTTCTACGGCCACGTGGCGGGCATGGACGTCCTGGCCCTGGCCCTGGAGCGCGCAGCGGCAATGGTGGAGAACGATGTACTGGCGCAGTTCAAGACCCAACGCTATGCCGGATGGGACCAGCCACTGGGACGGGAAGTACTGGCCGGCGATTACACCCTGGAGTCACTGGCCGAGCACGCGTTCAAGCAGCAGTTGAACCCGCAACCGGTGAGCGGCCGTCAGGAGATGCTCGAAGGCGTGGTCAACCGCTTTATCTACCCCTGA
- a CDS encoding 5-oxoprolinase subunit C family protein, which yields MIKVLKPGLATSVQDLGREGYYHLGIPPSGALDQYALSAANQLVGNPAGLAALECTLLGPELEFQEDALVAVCGAHMTPRVDGIEMHPDTAFSVKAGQVLRFDFPKAGARTYLAVAGGIDVPIVLGSRSTYALGALGGFQGRRLMAGDELPVGIASGKGRAGASLPMALRQSLGGEMTLRVVPGLYYHRLTESAAHSFFAEPWTVGSEADRIGYRFKGGSALSFQPREQPFGAGSDPSNIVDSCYPIGSIQVPAGLEPIVLHRDAVSGGGYAMIGTVISADLDLIGQMQPNQKARFVAVTLEEALEARSSYRKKLSCLTRLFPS from the coding sequence ATGATCAAGGTACTCAAACCCGGTCTCGCCACCTCTGTGCAGGACCTGGGCCGCGAAGGTTATTACCACTTGGGCATCCCACCGTCCGGTGCGCTCGATCAATACGCCTTGAGTGCAGCCAATCAACTGGTCGGTAACCCGGCAGGTTTGGCAGCGCTGGAATGCACGCTGCTGGGGCCGGAGCTGGAGTTTCAGGAAGATGCTCTCGTGGCGGTCTGCGGCGCGCACATGACGCCACGTGTCGATGGCATCGAAATGCACCCTGACACAGCGTTCTCGGTGAAGGCCGGGCAAGTGCTGCGCTTTGACTTTCCCAAGGCCGGTGCCCGTACCTATCTGGCGGTGGCGGGAGGGATTGATGTGCCAATCGTTCTTGGCAGTCGTTCGACCTATGCCCTCGGCGCATTGGGCGGTTTTCAGGGGCGTCGTCTGATGGCGGGCGATGAGCTGCCGGTGGGCATCGCCAGTGGCAAGGGCCGCGCTGGGGCCAGTTTACCCATGGCGTTGCGCCAGTCTTTGGGCGGCGAAATGACGCTTCGCGTCGTGCCAGGTCTGTACTATCACCGCTTGACCGAATCCGCCGCACATAGCTTTTTCGCCGAGCCATGGACGGTCGGTTCAGAAGCCGACCGCATCGGCTATCGCTTCAAGGGCGGCAGCGCGCTGAGTTTTCAGCCCCGTGAGCAACCCTTCGGCGCCGGTTCCGATCCGTCGAACATCGTCGACAGTTGCTACCCGATCGGCTCGATCCAGGTGCCCGCCGGGCTCGAACCCATCGTGCTGCATCGTGACGCCGTGTCCGGTGGCGGCTACGCGATGATTGGCACGGTGATCAGCGCCGACCTCGACTTGATCGGCCAGATGCAACCCAACCAGAAGGCCCGGTTTGTTGCGGTGACCCTCGAAGAGGCGCTGGAAGCACGAAGCTCTTATAGGAAAAAACTCAGCTGCCTGACCAGGCTGTTCCCTTCCTGA
- the xylG gene encoding D-xylose ABC transporter ATP-binding protein, producing the protein MSDYLLEMRGIVKTFDGVRALNGIDIKVRPGECVGLCGENGAGKSTLMKVLSAVYPYGTWEGEILWDGQPLKAYSIAETEAAGIVIIHQELTLVPDLSVAENIFMGHELTLPGGRMNYPAMIHRAEALMRELKVPDMNVALPVSQYGGGYQQLVEIAKALNKQARLLILDEPSSALTRSEIDVLLDIIHGLKAKGVACVYISHKLDEVAAVCDTISVIRDGKHIATTAMAEMDVARIITQMVGREMSNLYPTEPHTIGEVLFEARHITCYDVDNPGRKRVDDISFTLRRGEILGIAGLVGAGRTELVSALFGSYPGRYQGEVWLDGKQIDTRTPLKSIRAGVCMVPEDRKRQGIVPDLGVGQNITLAVLDSFSRLTRIDAEAELGSVEQQIARMHLKTATSFLPITSLSGGNQQKAVLAKMLLTKPRVLILDEPTRGVDVGAKYEIYKLMGALAAEGVSIIMVSSELAEVLGVSDRVLVIGEGQLRGNFPNEGLTQEQVLAAALTAPDAHVAAAKSPDDNNNNGRKSA; encoded by the coding sequence ATGTCCGACTATTTGCTGGAAATGCGCGGCATCGTCAAAACCTTCGACGGTGTCCGCGCGCTCAACGGTATCGACATCAAGGTCAGGCCAGGAGAGTGCGTCGGCCTGTGCGGCGAAAACGGCGCCGGCAAATCGACCCTGATGAAAGTGCTATCCGCCGTTTATCCCTACGGCACCTGGGAAGGCGAGATTCTCTGGGACGGCCAGCCCTTGAAGGCCTACTCGATTGCTGAAACCGAAGCCGCCGGGATTGTGATCATTCATCAGGAGCTGACGCTGGTGCCTGACCTGTCGGTTGCTGAAAACATTTTCATGGGCCATGAGCTGACATTGCCCGGTGGGCGGATGAACTACCCGGCGATGATCCACCGCGCCGAAGCGCTGATGCGCGAATTGAAAGTCCCGGACATGAACGTCGCGCTGCCGGTTTCGCAATACGGCGGCGGGTATCAGCAATTGGTGGAGATCGCCAAAGCGCTGAACAAACAGGCACGTCTGCTGATCCTGGATGAACCCTCTTCTGCCCTCACCCGCTCGGAAATCGACGTGCTGCTGGACATCATCCACGGGTTGAAAGCCAAGGGCGTAGCGTGCGTTTACATTTCCCACAAGCTGGATGAAGTGGCGGCGGTCTGCGACACCATTTCGGTGATTCGTGACGGCAAACACATCGCGACCACCGCCATGGCCGAAATGGACGTGGCGCGCATCATCACGCAAATGGTCGGCCGCGAGATGAGCAACCTCTACCCCACTGAACCGCACACCATCGGCGAGGTGCTGTTCGAGGCGCGGCACATCACCTGCTATGACGTGGACAACCCTGGCCGCAAGCGCGTGGACGATATCTCCTTCACGCTGCGCCGGGGCGAGATCCTGGGCATTGCCGGGCTGGTGGGCGCCGGTCGCACGGAGTTGGTGTCGGCGTTGTTTGGCTCTTACCCCGGTCGCTATCAGGGTGAGGTCTGGCTGGACGGCAAGCAGATCGACACCCGGACGCCCTTGAAGTCGATTCGCGCCGGCGTGTGCATGGTCCCCGAGGACCGCAAGCGCCAGGGCATCGTCCCGGACCTGGGCGTGGGGCAGAACATCACGCTTGCGGTGCTGGACAGTTTCTCGCGGCTGACGCGGATCGATGCCGAAGCGGAGCTGGGCAGCGTCGAACAACAAATCGCCCGCATGCACCTGAAAACCGCCACGTCATTTTTGCCGATCACCAGCCTGTCCGGCGGTAATCAGCAGAAGGCCGTGCTGGCAAAAATGCTGCTGACCAAACCGCGCGTGCTGATCCTCGACGAGCCCACCCGCGGCGTGGACGTGGGCGCCAAGTACGAGATCTACAAACTCATGGGCGCGCTGGCGGCCGAGGGCGTGTCGATCATCATGGTGTCGTCGGAGCTTGCCGAGGTGCTGGGCGTTTCTGATCGTGTGCTGGTGATCGGCGAAGGCCAGTTGCGCGGGAATTTCCCCAACGAAGGATTGACCCAGGAGCAGGTTCTGGCGGCCGCGCTGACTGCGCCCGACGCGCATGTCGCCGCTGCAAAAAGTCCTGACGACAACAACAATAACGGTCGGAAATCCGCCTGA